Below is a genomic region from Vibrio cortegadensis.
CACCGATGAATTCTTGATCGATAAGCCCTTTTATCAAGATGTGCATGAAGAGTTCCTTGAGTTTATTAAAGGTGCTGAGCTGGTGGCCCATAACGCTCCCTTCGATACGGGCTTTATGGATTACGAGTTTGAAAAACTTGATCCTGCAATAGGTAAGACGGCAGACTACTGCAAAGTGACAGATACGTTAGCCATGGCGAAGAAGATCTTCCCGGGCAAGCGTAATAACCTTGATATTCTTTGTGATCGATACGGCATAGATAACTCTCACCGAACCCTCCACGGCGCATTGCTCGATGCGGAGATATTGGCTGATGTTTACCTGTTGATGACGGGTGGTCAAACGACGTTACAGTTTAACGCAGGACAGCAAGGTGGTGTCGACGTCATAAAACGAGCGGATTCTGGACGGAAAGCATTAAAGGTTTTACATGCAACGGCCGATGAACTAGATGCACATCAGTCCCGTTTAGATATCGTTGAAGAGAACGGAAGTTGCCTCTGGCGCATTTAGGAGAATATATGTTGAGGATTTTTGCTACTTTCAGTTTGTTATTGGTCACTTTGAGCGCATGGGCGACACCTGAATCCTCAATGTCGCTACTCGATAATCGATTTCGAGTGGATCCAACGATCGAGCAGATAACATTTGTCATTTATAGAGCTAAAGATTCTCAACCTGTTGTGTTAGTGCGCCCTGATGGTAAAAAATATTACTCATGGCGATCGCCTGATAGCGTCCGTTGGTATCAAGAATCATCGATGGATATTATCTCTATTGATAAACCTATGGCGGGCCCGTGGCAGGCGGTAGGGCAAGTGTCACCCAAGAATAATATTAAATTATTGTCACACCTCACTTTGGGGACAGACCGATTTCCAAATCGTCTGTATAAAACTGAATTCTTAAAGTTTACCGCTCAGCTCAAAACAGGTGATAAACCATTGGTGCTACGTGACTTCTTAGATCGCGTGAAACTAAAGGTGACGTTTACTAAGTTTATTGAGAATGAAGATGAGTTGGTGAAAGAGGCTCGTCCAATCCCCATTGTGGTTGGTGAATTTCTTGATGACGGTAAACAGTTAGACGAAAAAGCGGGCGATGGTGTGTTTACGGTAGGCTTACCGATAGAAGTTGAGCCAGGTAAATACCGGGTTCGAGTCACGTCAGGTAACGGTGTATTTTTAAGAGCTCAAGAGAGTACGGTATTAGTGTACCCTTCACCGATTTCCACCACGTTTATTCAGTCTAGAAAAGAGGGTGTGGACCATAATATTGTGATCTCAGGAGAGCAAGGGATGATTGCTCCGGGAACGATCGCGGCTCATATTGAACAGCTGACACCGACTGATCTTATCAACTATGTTGAAGGCCAAGCGGAGAAAGAGGCGTTTAAAGTCTCATTGATGCTAGAGAACCACCTTGAATTAGGAAAGTACTCTTGGAATGGGCGCATATTCGCGACAGACGCCGCCACACAGCGCGGCTTGGTTTTTCCAATAAGTGAGCAGACTTATAGTGTCGTAAAAGATGTTGATATAGAAGAGTCGAGGCGTCTTCAAGAAGAGGCGCTTGCCGCGCAGAAAAAGATAGAAATGGAGCAGCAGATGCTTGCAGCCCGTGAAGCGGCAAGGCAGAAAAGTATGATGGTTATTGCGATAGGAAATGTCGTGGTGATCATTTTAGGACTATTAGTGTGGTTCGTGATTGGCAAGATCCGAGCGAAAAAGGCGGCATTACCAGAGATGCAACTTGCTGCTCCAAAGAAATAAGTAAATCGCGGAATTTAAGAAGGGACCTCTATTTAATAGAAGTCCCTTTTTGTTACTCACATCTTATATTTAAAGCGTTGTCCCAATTCCACGCATCAATATTCTACGCATCAATTAAGCGACATTATCCATGCTTGGGATTTGGGGCTTTGCCGCGAGCTCTTCCGGCTCAAACTCATCAACATTGATTGTGTACAAACGATGGATTTCAGCCTGTCTCAGAAGTGAGGCTTCCTGTTCGTTGATCAAACCTCGCTCTAAACCTATGTCGGCAATCAGATCAAGGCGTAAGAATGGTCGACGTTCGTTTATCGCTTTACATACTTTCGTAAACACCGGCTCTGCTTCTAAAATAATCTCAAGTGCCAGTTCAATTCTTCCTACAGGGTTATTCTCCGTTGGTTCCAAGTATTGTCCACGACCGATACGTGAGCGTGACGCTGACGGTGTTTGTAGGATCTGTGCAACTTGGCTATCCAACTTATCATTTGGCGCTGAACGAACGCGTCCATAAGGAAGTAGAATAAAGCGTAAACAACCACCAATCACTCGGTTCGGGAAGTTAGCTAAGAAGTCATCAATGGCTTTTTCTGTTTGTTTTAAGCTGTCTTGTAGGCCCCAATGTACAAGTGGCAAATCTTCGACCTGACGTCCATCATCTTCAAAGCGCTTTAACGTTGCAGAGCTTAAATATAGCTGGCTTAGAATATCGCCTAAACGAGCAGATAAACGCTCTTTACGCTTGAGCGAACCCCCAAGTACAACCATTGACACATCTGAAAGCAAAGCAAGGTTTGCACTGTAACGATTCAGTTGTTGGTAGTATCGCTTAGTTGCATCAGAGGTTGGTGAGTGTGAGCCGATGCCGTCAGTCAAACCGAACCAGAAGCTACGGATCAAATTACTGATTGTGAAACAAGTGTGTCCTGCAAGAGCAGCATCAAATTTTTCAACAGCATCAGAACTCTCTGAGTAAGCCGCATTCATTTCAGTGAGCACGTATGGATGGCAACGAATCGCTCCTTGACCGTAAATAATCATCGAACGGGTAAGAATGTTGGCACCTTCCACAGTGACAGCGATAGGAGCGCCTTGGTAGCTACGTGCAAGGAAGTTCGATGGGCCTAAACATATCCCTTTACCACCAGCGATATCCATTGCATCAATAACACTTCGTTGGCCACGGTGAGTACAGTGATATTTTACTATCGCTGAAATAACCGATGGTTTTTCACCGAGGTCGATCCCGGCGACGGTTAAATTACTTGCCGCATCCATTACATAGGCGTTGCCTGCAATACGTGCTAGTGGCTCTTCGATGCCTTCCATTTTGCCTATAGGTTGTTTGAATTGACGACGAATTCTCGCGTAAGCGCCAGTGGCTAGTGCTGCTGTTTTTAAACCACCTGTTGCATTTGACGGTAGCGTAATGCCTCGACCGACAGATAAGCATTCCACCAGCATTTTCCAGCCTTGGCCTGCCATCTTAGAACCGCCAATAATGAAGCTCAAAGGTACAAAAATATCATTAGCGCGAGTTGGCCCGTTGTGGAATGGCACATTAAGTGGGAAGTGTCGTGTACCAATCTCAATCCCTTTAAGATGAGTCGGTATCAGTGCACAAGTGATGCCTAGATCTTCTTTATCGCCGAGTAACGCATCTGGGTCGCGAAGCTTAAATGCAAGCCCAAGAACAGTCGCTACAGGTGCTAAAGTGATGTAGCGTTTATTCCACGTCAGGCGCATACCAAGAACTTCTTCGCCTTCCCATTCCCCTTTACATACCACACCAAAATCAGGGATAGAACCAGCATCAGAACCCGCTTCTGGACTCGTCAATGCAAAACATGGGATCTCTTTACCTTCTGCAAGTCGAGGTAGGTAGTAATCACATTGATCTTTAGTTCCATAGTGTTGCAGTAATTCACCAGGGCCAAGAGAGTTTGGAACACCTACGGTAGAAGATAAAACACCAGAAACCCCGGTAAGTTTTTG
It encodes:
- the dnaQ gene encoding DNA polymerase III subunit epsilon; translation: MNTSNNSEQKRIIVLDTETTGMNTEGGPHYLGHRIIEIGAVEIINRKLTGRHFHVYVKADREIQAEAVEVHGITDEFLIDKPFYQDVHEEFLEFIKGAELVAHNAPFDTGFMDYEFEKLDPAIGKTADYCKVTDTLAMAKKIFPGKRNNLDILCDRYGIDNSHRTLHGALLDAEILADVYLLMTGGQTTLQFNAGQQGGVDVIKRADSGRKALKVLHATADELDAHQSRLDIVEENGSCLWRI
- a CDS encoding TIGR03503 family protein gives rise to the protein MLRIFATFSLLLVTLSAWATPESSMSLLDNRFRVDPTIEQITFVIYRAKDSQPVVLVRPDGKKYYSWRSPDSVRWYQESSMDIISIDKPMAGPWQAVGQVSPKNNIKLLSHLTLGTDRFPNRLYKTEFLKFTAQLKTGDKPLVLRDFLDRVKLKVTFTKFIENEDELVKEARPIPIVVGEFLDDGKQLDEKAGDGVFTVGLPIEVEPGKYRVRVTSGNGVFLRAQESTVLVYPSPISTTFIQSRKEGVDHNIVISGEQGMIAPGTIAAHIEQLTPTDLINYVEGQAEKEAFKVSLMLENHLELGKYSWNGRIFATDAATQRGLVFPISEQTYSVVKDVDIEESRRLQEEALAAQKKIEMEQQMLAAREAARQKSMMVIAIGNVVVIILGLLVWFVIGKIRAKKAALPEMQLAAPKK
- the fadE gene encoding acyl-CoA dehydrogenase FadE — its product is MDILLSILGFTVVLGLCFYHRTSLTRSLLLLTATMLALTAFGYAGLIGWCTYALSVAVFSVPSIRQSLISRKALKIFKTVLPAMSQTEKEALDAGTVWWEAELFKGKPQWDKLHNITPPTLSKEEQAFLDGPVNEVCAMVNDYQVTHESADLSPEVWQYLKDHKFFAMIIKKKYGGLEFSAYAQSLVLQKLTGVSGVLSSTVGVPNSLGPGELLQHYGTKDQCDYYLPRLAEGKEIPCFALTSPEAGSDAGSIPDFGVVCKGEWEGEEVLGMRLTWNKRYITLAPVATVLGLAFKLRDPDALLGDKEDLGITCALIPTHLKGIEIGTRHFPLNVPFHNGPTRANDIFVPLSFIIGGSKMAGQGWKMLVECLSVGRGITLPSNATGGLKTAALATGAYARIRRQFKQPIGKMEGIEEPLARIAGNAYVMDAASNLTVAGIDLGEKPSVISAIVKYHCTHRGQRSVIDAMDIAGGKGICLGPSNFLARSYQGAPIAVTVEGANILTRSMIIYGQGAIRCHPYVLTEMNAAYSESSDAVEKFDAALAGHTCFTISNLIRSFWFGLTDGIGSHSPTSDATKRYYQQLNRYSANLALLSDVSMVVLGGSLKRKERLSARLGDILSQLYLSSATLKRFEDDGRQVEDLPLVHWGLQDSLKQTEKAIDDFLANFPNRVIGGCLRFILLPYGRVRSAPNDKLDSQVAQILQTPSASRSRIGRGQYLEPTENNPVGRIELALEIILEAEPVFTKVCKAINERRPFLRLDLIADIGLERGLINEQEASLLRQAEIHRLYTINVDEFEPEELAAKPQIPSMDNVA